The Carettochelys insculpta isolate YL-2023 chromosome 23, ASM3395843v1, whole genome shotgun sequence genome has a window encoding:
- the CLCNKB gene encoding chloride channel protein ClC-Kb isoform X2, which produces MATEGPWQGCRGHRAAEEEAERILVVQESWRPWPRARRAIQGCLGCVKRQLFRVGEDWYFLFFLGVIMALISFAMDFTVSRLSHAHKWLYQELGDHLLLKYLSWTTYPIALSAFSTGFSQSITPHSGGSGIPELKTILTGVMLEEYLAIKNFGAKVVGLTCTLACGSTIFLGKVGPFVHLSSMIAAYLGKIRTSVIGEYENKSKQNEMLVAAAAVGVATVFGAPISGVLFSIEVMSSHFAVRDYWRGFFSATCGAFMFRLLAVFNSEQETITALFKTSFKIDFPFDLPETFFFMVLGAICGILACAYLFCQRWLLGYVRRNPITAKLLADDKPIYSALVAFLLASITFPASLGHFMASRLSMKEHLTSLFDNQTWGILSQNAALARPVQVDPANLWIEWWEPSITIYGSLVLFLVMKFWMLILATTMPMPAGYFMPIFVYGAAIGRLVGEVVAFLFPHGIHSDGVVNTITPGGYALAGAAAFSGSVTHSLSTALLAFEMTGQIAHILPVTLAVLVANAIAQKFQPSFYDGTIIVKKLPYLPRIRSRHIGSYSVTTRQFMNTSFAVLAKGAGFEEILRVMTSTDNLEYPIVESTESLMLVGMVKRAELVRYLQTHDEAKPGEMEPGKKSHSHGMLEDNCAIEPITLQLSPWTSLHQAHNLFELLNLQHVFVTNLGRVVGTVSRSEVKKAIEELANPKPLK; this is translated from the exons ATGGCGACAGAAGGGCCCTGGCAGGGATGCAGAGGGCACCGCGCTGCTGAGGAGGAGGCTGAGAGGATTCTAGTGGTGCAAGAGAGCTggaggccctggcccagggcacGCCGGGCAATCCAAG GCTGCCTGGGGTGTGTGAAGCGCCAGCTGTTCCGGGTCGGTGAGGACTGGTACTTCCTCTTTTTCCTTGGGGTGATAATGGCGCTGATCAGTTTCGCCATGGATTTCACCGTCTCCAGGCTATCGCACG CACACAAATGGCTTTACCAAGAGCTCGGGGATCACTTACTGCTGAAGTACTTGTCCTGGACCACGTACCCGATTGCCCTATCTGCCTTCTCCACTGGCTTCTCTCAGAGCATCACTCCACACTCAGGAG GCTCCGGCATCCCAGAGCTCAAGACCATTCTCACTGGAGTCATGCTGGAGGAGTACCTGGCCATTAAAAACTTTGGAGCCAAAGTGGTGGGCCTGACCTGCACCCTTGCGTGTGGGAGCACCATATTCCTTGGCAAAGTC GGTCCCTTTGTGCACCTCTCCAGTATGATCGCGGCATATCTGGGGAAGATCCGAACGTCTGTCATTGGGGAGTATGAG AACAAAAGCAAGCAGAACGAGAtgctggtggcagctgctgctgttggagTCGCAACTGTCTTCGGGGCTCCCATTAGTG gggTCCTCTTCAGCATTGAGGTGATGTCCTCCCACTTTGCTGTCAGGGACTACTGGAGGGGCTTCTTCTCCGCCACCTGCGGAGCCTTCATGTTCCGTCTGCTTGCTGTCTTCAACAGCGAACAAG AAACCATCACTGCTCTCTTCAAGACCAGTTTTAAGATCGATTTCCCCTTCGATCTCCCCGAGACATTCTTCTTCATGGTCCTGGG GGCGATCTGTGGGATCCTAGCCTGTGCCTATCTCTTCTGCCAGCGCTGGCTCCTGGGCTACGTCCGGAGGAACCCAATCACCGCCAAGCTGCTGGCTGACGA CAAGcccatttattctgccctggtGGCCTTCCTGCTCGCCTCCATCACTTTCCCTGCCAGCCTCGGGCACTTCATGGCATCCAGG ctcaGCATGAAGGAGCATCTCACCTCCCTCTTCGACAACCAGACATGGGGCATTCTGTCTCAGAATGCAGCACTGGCCAGGCCTGTTCAAGTTGACCCTGCAAACCTGTGGATCGAGTGGTGGGAGCCGAGCATCACCATCTATGGCAGCCTGGTGCTCTTCCTGGTGATGAAG TTCTGGATGCTGATCTTGGCCACCACTATGCCGATGCCTGCTGGGTACTTCATGCCGATCTTTGTATACG GGGCTGCAATCGGGCGGCTGGTGGGGGAAGTGGTCgccttcctcttcccccatggCATCCACTCAGATGGCGTCGTTAACACCATCACTCCAGGAGGGTACGCGCTGGCTG GGGCAGCAGCTTTCTCGGGCTCAGTCACCCACTCTCtgtccactgccctgctggcctttGAAATGACCGGGCAGATCGCCCATATCCTGCCTGTTACCCTGGCTGTGCTAGTGGCCAACGCCATTGCCCAGAAGTTCCAGCCCTCCTTCTACGATGGCACCATCATCGTGAAGAAGCTGCCCTATCTGCCCCGGATCCGGAGCCGACACATCGG CTCCTACAGCGTGACCACTCGCCAGTTCATGAACACCAGCTTTGCAGTCCTGGCCAAGGGTGCCGGCTTTGAGGAGATCCTCAGAGTCATGACCTCTACTGATAACCTGGAATACCCCATCGTGGAGAGCACAG AGTCTTTGATGCTGGTGGGCATGGTGAAAAGAGCCGAGCTGGTCAGGTACCTCCAAACCCATGACGAGGCCAAGCCTGGGGAGATGGAACCAGGGAAGAAG TCTCACTCCCACGGGATGCTGGAGGACAACTGCGCCATTGAGCCAATAACCCTCCAGCTGTCTCCTTGGACATCTCTGCATCAG
- the CLCNKB gene encoding chloride channel protein ClC-Kb isoform X3 gives MATEGPWQGCRGHRAAEEEAERILVVQESWRPWPRARRAIQGCLGCVKRQLFRVGEDWYFLFFLGVIMALISFAMDFTVSRLSHAHKWLYQELGDHLLLKYLSWTTYPIALSAFSTGFSQSITPHSGGSGIPELKTILTGVMLEEYLAIKNFGAKVVGLTCTLACGSTIFLGKVGPFVHLSSMIAAYLGKIRTSVIGEYENKSKQNEMLVAAAAVGVATVFGAPISGVLFSIEVMSSHFAVRDYWRGFFSATCGAFMFRLLAVFNSEQETITALFKTSFKIDFPFDLPETFFFMVLGAICGILACAYLFCQRWLLGYVRRNPITAKLLADDKPIYSALVAFLLASITFPASLGHFMASRLSMKEHLTSLFDNQTWGILSQNAALARPVQVDPANLWIEWWEPSITIYGSLVLFLVMKFWMLILATTMPMPAGYFMPIFVYGAAIGRLVGEVVAFLFPHGIHSDGVVNTITPGGYALAGAAAFSGSVTHSLSTALLAFEMTGQIAHILPVTLAVLVANAIAQKFQPSFYDGTIIVKKLPYLPRIRSRHIGSYSVTTRQFMNTSFAVLAKGAGFEEILRVMTSTDNLEYPIVESTESLMLVGMVKRAELVRYLQTHDEAKPGEMEPGKKPSQSGARSEKPFCNGGLSPAG, from the exons ATGGCGACAGAAGGGCCCTGGCAGGGATGCAGAGGGCACCGCGCTGCTGAGGAGGAGGCTGAGAGGATTCTAGTGGTGCAAGAGAGCTggaggccctggcccagggcacGCCGGGCAATCCAAG GCTGCCTGGGGTGTGTGAAGCGCCAGCTGTTCCGGGTCGGTGAGGACTGGTACTTCCTCTTTTTCCTTGGGGTGATAATGGCGCTGATCAGTTTCGCCATGGATTTCACCGTCTCCAGGCTATCGCACG CACACAAATGGCTTTACCAAGAGCTCGGGGATCACTTACTGCTGAAGTACTTGTCCTGGACCACGTACCCGATTGCCCTATCTGCCTTCTCCACTGGCTTCTCTCAGAGCATCACTCCACACTCAGGAG GCTCCGGCATCCCAGAGCTCAAGACCATTCTCACTGGAGTCATGCTGGAGGAGTACCTGGCCATTAAAAACTTTGGAGCCAAAGTGGTGGGCCTGACCTGCACCCTTGCGTGTGGGAGCACCATATTCCTTGGCAAAGTC GGTCCCTTTGTGCACCTCTCCAGTATGATCGCGGCATATCTGGGGAAGATCCGAACGTCTGTCATTGGGGAGTATGAG AACAAAAGCAAGCAGAACGAGAtgctggtggcagctgctgctgttggagTCGCAACTGTCTTCGGGGCTCCCATTAGTG gggTCCTCTTCAGCATTGAGGTGATGTCCTCCCACTTTGCTGTCAGGGACTACTGGAGGGGCTTCTTCTCCGCCACCTGCGGAGCCTTCATGTTCCGTCTGCTTGCTGTCTTCAACAGCGAACAAG AAACCATCACTGCTCTCTTCAAGACCAGTTTTAAGATCGATTTCCCCTTCGATCTCCCCGAGACATTCTTCTTCATGGTCCTGGG GGCGATCTGTGGGATCCTAGCCTGTGCCTATCTCTTCTGCCAGCGCTGGCTCCTGGGCTACGTCCGGAGGAACCCAATCACCGCCAAGCTGCTGGCTGACGA CAAGcccatttattctgccctggtGGCCTTCCTGCTCGCCTCCATCACTTTCCCTGCCAGCCTCGGGCACTTCATGGCATCCAGG ctcaGCATGAAGGAGCATCTCACCTCCCTCTTCGACAACCAGACATGGGGCATTCTGTCTCAGAATGCAGCACTGGCCAGGCCTGTTCAAGTTGACCCTGCAAACCTGTGGATCGAGTGGTGGGAGCCGAGCATCACCATCTATGGCAGCCTGGTGCTCTTCCTGGTGATGAAG TTCTGGATGCTGATCTTGGCCACCACTATGCCGATGCCTGCTGGGTACTTCATGCCGATCTTTGTATACG GGGCTGCAATCGGGCGGCTGGTGGGGGAAGTGGTCgccttcctcttcccccatggCATCCACTCAGATGGCGTCGTTAACACCATCACTCCAGGAGGGTACGCGCTGGCTG GGGCAGCAGCTTTCTCGGGCTCAGTCACCCACTCTCtgtccactgccctgctggcctttGAAATGACCGGGCAGATCGCCCATATCCTGCCTGTTACCCTGGCTGTGCTAGTGGCCAACGCCATTGCCCAGAAGTTCCAGCCCTCCTTCTACGATGGCACCATCATCGTGAAGAAGCTGCCCTATCTGCCCCGGATCCGGAGCCGACACATCGG CTCCTACAGCGTGACCACTCGCCAGTTCATGAACACCAGCTTTGCAGTCCTGGCCAAGGGTGCCGGCTTTGAGGAGATCCTCAGAGTCATGACCTCTACTGATAACCTGGAATACCCCATCGTGGAGAGCACAG AGTCTTTGATGCTGGTGGGCATGGTGAAAAGAGCCGAGCTGGTCAGGTACCTCCAAACCCATGACGAGGCCAAGCCTGGGGAGATGGAACCAGGGAAGAAG CCCTCCCAGAGCGGTGCCCGCTCAGAGAAACCCTTCTGCAATGGGGGGCTCAGCCCTGCAGGCTGA
- the CLCNKB gene encoding chloride channel protein ClC-Kb isoform X1 codes for MATEGPWQGCRGHRAAEEEAERILVVQESWRPWPRARRAIQGCLGCVKRQLFRVGEDWYFLFFLGVIMALISFAMDFTVSRLSHAHKWLYQELGDHLLLKYLSWTTYPIALSAFSTGFSQSITPHSGGSGIPELKTILTGVMLEEYLAIKNFGAKVVGLTCTLACGSTIFLGKVGPFVHLSSMIAAYLGKIRTSVIGEYENKSKQNEMLVAAAAVGVATVFGAPISGVLFSIEVMSSHFAVRDYWRGFFSATCGAFMFRLLAVFNSEQETITALFKTSFKIDFPFDLPETFFFMVLGAICGILACAYLFCQRWLLGYVRRNPITAKLLADDKPIYSALVAFLLASITFPASLGHFMASRLSMKEHLTSLFDNQTWGILSQNAALARPVQVDPANLWIEWWEPSITIYGSLVLFLVMKFWMLILATTMPMPAGYFMPIFVYGAAIGRLVGEVVAFLFPHGIHSDGVVNTITPGGYALAGAAAFSGSVTHSLSTALLAFEMTGQIAHILPVTLAVLVANAIAQKFQPSFYDGTIIVKKLPYLPRIRSRHIGSYSVTTRQFMNTSFAVLAKGAGFEEILRVMTSTDNLEYPIVESTESLMLVGMVKRAELVRYLQTHDEAKPGEMEPGKKVMAPGAALRGGQAWRGASDPTIVRRKQQGVLWHHRDDVLPLPVSEQRPHSTELFNHALDFHYLLLWALDFRGIDWKFSTCLSDSLNWVPAHHLSQLLSQAHNLFELLNLQHVFVTNLGRVVGTVSRSEVKKAIEELANPKPLK; via the exons ATGGCGACAGAAGGGCCCTGGCAGGGATGCAGAGGGCACCGCGCTGCTGAGGAGGAGGCTGAGAGGATTCTAGTGGTGCAAGAGAGCTggaggccctggcccagggcacGCCGGGCAATCCAAG GCTGCCTGGGGTGTGTGAAGCGCCAGCTGTTCCGGGTCGGTGAGGACTGGTACTTCCTCTTTTTCCTTGGGGTGATAATGGCGCTGATCAGTTTCGCCATGGATTTCACCGTCTCCAGGCTATCGCACG CACACAAATGGCTTTACCAAGAGCTCGGGGATCACTTACTGCTGAAGTACTTGTCCTGGACCACGTACCCGATTGCCCTATCTGCCTTCTCCACTGGCTTCTCTCAGAGCATCACTCCACACTCAGGAG GCTCCGGCATCCCAGAGCTCAAGACCATTCTCACTGGAGTCATGCTGGAGGAGTACCTGGCCATTAAAAACTTTGGAGCCAAAGTGGTGGGCCTGACCTGCACCCTTGCGTGTGGGAGCACCATATTCCTTGGCAAAGTC GGTCCCTTTGTGCACCTCTCCAGTATGATCGCGGCATATCTGGGGAAGATCCGAACGTCTGTCATTGGGGAGTATGAG AACAAAAGCAAGCAGAACGAGAtgctggtggcagctgctgctgttggagTCGCAACTGTCTTCGGGGCTCCCATTAGTG gggTCCTCTTCAGCATTGAGGTGATGTCCTCCCACTTTGCTGTCAGGGACTACTGGAGGGGCTTCTTCTCCGCCACCTGCGGAGCCTTCATGTTCCGTCTGCTTGCTGTCTTCAACAGCGAACAAG AAACCATCACTGCTCTCTTCAAGACCAGTTTTAAGATCGATTTCCCCTTCGATCTCCCCGAGACATTCTTCTTCATGGTCCTGGG GGCGATCTGTGGGATCCTAGCCTGTGCCTATCTCTTCTGCCAGCGCTGGCTCCTGGGCTACGTCCGGAGGAACCCAATCACCGCCAAGCTGCTGGCTGACGA CAAGcccatttattctgccctggtGGCCTTCCTGCTCGCCTCCATCACTTTCCCTGCCAGCCTCGGGCACTTCATGGCATCCAGG ctcaGCATGAAGGAGCATCTCACCTCCCTCTTCGACAACCAGACATGGGGCATTCTGTCTCAGAATGCAGCACTGGCCAGGCCTGTTCAAGTTGACCCTGCAAACCTGTGGATCGAGTGGTGGGAGCCGAGCATCACCATCTATGGCAGCCTGGTGCTCTTCCTGGTGATGAAG TTCTGGATGCTGATCTTGGCCACCACTATGCCGATGCCTGCTGGGTACTTCATGCCGATCTTTGTATACG GGGCTGCAATCGGGCGGCTGGTGGGGGAAGTGGTCgccttcctcttcccccatggCATCCACTCAGATGGCGTCGTTAACACCATCACTCCAGGAGGGTACGCGCTGGCTG GGGCAGCAGCTTTCTCGGGCTCAGTCACCCACTCTCtgtccactgccctgctggcctttGAAATGACCGGGCAGATCGCCCATATCCTGCCTGTTACCCTGGCTGTGCTAGTGGCCAACGCCATTGCCCAGAAGTTCCAGCCCTCCTTCTACGATGGCACCATCATCGTGAAGAAGCTGCCCTATCTGCCCCGGATCCGGAGCCGACACATCGG CTCCTACAGCGTGACCACTCGCCAGTTCATGAACACCAGCTTTGCAGTCCTGGCCAAGGGTGCCGGCTTTGAGGAGATCCTCAGAGTCATGACCTCTACTGATAACCTGGAATACCCCATCGTGGAGAGCACAG AGTCTTTGATGCTGGTGGGCATGGTGAAAAGAGCCGAGCTGGTCAGGTACCTCCAAACCCATGACGAGGCCAAGCCTGGGGAGATGGAACCAGGGAAGAAG GTAATGGCACCGGGAGCGGCTCTGCGGGGAGGCCAGGCCTGGCGGGGAGCATCTGATCCCACAATCGTCAGGCGgaaacaacaaggagttctgtggcaccatagagacg ACGTCCTACCCCTCCCAGTCTCAGAACAGAGGCCCCATTCCACAGAACTTTTCAACCATGCGCTCGACTTCCACTACCTGCTTTTATGGGCTCTTGACTTCAGGGGTATCGACTGGAAGTTCAGCACGTGTTTAAGTGATTCGCTGAATTGGGTCCCGGCCCATCATTTGTCACAGCTCCTTAGCCAG